Proteins from a genomic interval of Channa argus isolate prfri chromosome 11, Channa argus male v1.0, whole genome shotgun sequence:
- the camsap1b gene encoding calmodulin-regulated spectrin-associated protein 1-B isoform X4: MNTNQITCLQPSSFPFVTMSAHMPMIDALMMAYTVEMISIEKVVASVKRFSTFSASKELPFDLEDAMVFWINKVNMKMREITEREHKVKHHPLESPSHQKSPSKWYWKLVPLRYRREQASGRQLPFFPLLENLMREVCDGAALLAVVHYYCPDLMKLEDICLKEVPSIADSLYNIQLLREFASEYLNKSFYLTTEDMLYSPLVLKHNVMVFIAELFWWFETVKPEFVQPRDLQEFKDARAIALPKSTRPSVPISNATKRSFLASPGMADNHSSPEVCNRYFLHPEDSDPLKGGPTFSPSHPLLPLRQRQQKQQGEEGTGLRNRSNSLTQMDGQPRGSLAAWPDKRHRPLSTLSPYMLHSGTDSDADMASGDSVSLARSISKDSLASNIINVTPKHQGSVPLPSQASVRRVNGHSLLGNVDMEDEEEKLTAVVRTDAPTIPKQTEGARATTTVGSKPSEESKSAPDSFYLEPLMPAVLKTAKEKSVCLNKEEESGEGPRPSGRGSLRRGDGSTSAVRRKAPCSQNQTFTPRHDETDLLEDLPPDQASFRPIVTSSVDPSSRDPPGGFYLHSDSEEPKSGQTLDADLEDLDEEEGDLDEAVTTKDPSWSRKTFNLEDEEEEESAKLQEDMNVKEHEDKDMNGGSGRSSPCLSGHSQASSMASGSVRMTSFAERKAQQQRFGSNHDLRSSASSSQRTTPDGSEGSGPLTSSWRLKRDQSPSSPLGGCTRTGDGSANVLASEIVQLRMQLEEKRRAIEHQKKKMEVLSARQRQKLGKAAFLHIVKKGGGKSDTLPSPLKADISKDEVNGEKRPSTKDDMCVDTLRGAKEDEGTTTPGALEGDKKGSNGSFYLDEELDLNECSRSIELLNEAIGSIQQQMMQLSLQQEMLMKQNVQSPPGATPPPPPTSDKNSDSKAGASFHYVEHLTGTGTAPTRKPPKLSSGRGSRSKPSEIKLAKEVSRHTSRTLTPTQIGPETLPHPRQLAGGRSPRTEQPESPRNPATGEIMDMPGSGHIRTATFRLHDEANMRIPTRVDLTAVAVPELSFGECLSSTLRESELNSSDGSGKENIPSEEVQRSKTHLIEVDLSDLKAPEEEDAAEDGTTEGGDGEQKSVMGFFFKDEQKAEDELAKKRAAFLLKQQKKAEEARLRKQQLEAESELKRDEARRKAEEERLRKEEEKTRRELIKQEYLRRKQQEMLEEQGLVKPKTPKPKQKHRPKSVFREESSSDNFSKGSSTPDNLSNAQSGSSLSLASAATNEADSVNSGGAGSQRCDSVESFPGSRNNSRTAERDWDNGSTASSITSMAEYTGPKLFKEPSAKSNKPIIHNAISHCCLAGKVNEPQKNQILEELEKCESNHMMILFRDGGCQFRALYSYFPDTEEIQKLTGTGPKSISKKMIDKLYKYSSDRKQFTVIPAKTVSVSVDALTIHNHLWQAKRSAVPKKSGK, translated from the exons ATGAACACCAACCAGATAACTTGCTTACAGCCATCTTCCTTCCCCTTTGTTACCATG AGTGCCCACATGCCCATGATTGATGCCCTGATGATGGCCTACACAGTGGAGATGATCAGCATTGAGAAAGTGGTGGCTTCTGTCAAGCGCTTCTCTACCTTTAGTGCCTCTAAGGAGCTGCCCTTTGACCTGGAGGATGCTATGGTCTTCTGGATCAACAAG GTGAACATGAAGATGAGGGAGATTACAGAGAGGGAGCATAAAGTCAAGCATCACCCCCTGGAGTCCCCCAGCCACCAAAAG TCTCCCTCCAAATGGTATTGGAAGCTAGTCCCT CTACGATATCGTCGGGAGCAGGCTTCAGGCCGCCAGCTTCCCTTCTTTCCACTGCTAGAAAACTTGATGAGAGAGGTTTGTGACGGAGCTGCACTGCTTGCTGTGGTCCACTACTACTGCCCAGACCTCATGAAGCTGGAGG ACATTTGCCTGAAGGAAGTACCCTCTATTGCTGATAGCTTGTACAATATCCAGCTGCTCAGAGAGTTCGCCAGCGAGTATCTGAATAAAAGTTTCTATCTTACAACGGAGGATATGCTCTACTCGCCACTTGTGCTCAAG CACAATGTGATGGTGTTTATTGCTGAGCTCTTCTGGTGGTTTGAGACTGTCAAGCCAGAGTTTGTCCAGCCCAGAGATCTCCAAGAGTTTAAAGATG CTCGAGCCATAGCTCTGCCCAAGAGCACCCGTCCATCAGTGCCCATCTCCAATGCTACCAAGCGAAGCTTCCTGGCCAGCCCTGGCATGGCCGATAACCACAGCAGCCCTGAAGTCTGTAACAGGTACTTCCTGCATCCTGAAGACTCTGACCCCCT TAAAGGGGGTCCGACCTTCAGTCCTTCCCATCCACTTCTGCCACTGCGACAGaggcagcagaagcagcaaGGAGAGGAGGGTACAG GTCTAAGAAACCGTTCGAACTCCCTGACTCAAATGGATGGACAACCCCGTGGCTCTCTCGCTGCATGGCCAGACAAGAGGCATAG ACCACTGTCCACGCTGAGCCCCTACATGTTGCATTCAGGCACAGACAGTGATGCAGACATGGCGTCTGGGGACAGTGTGAGTTTGGCTCGCTCCATAAGTAAGGACAGCCTGGCATCCAACATCATCAACGTAACACCCAAACACCAGGGGTCTGTTCCCCTGCCCTCACAGGCTTCAGTGCGCAGAGTCAATGGCCACAGCCTGCTGGGTAATGTTGAcatggaggatgaggaggaaaaaCTGACAGCAGTTGTCAGGACCGATGCTCCCACCATTCCGAAACAGACAGAAGGGGCACGAGCGACCACCACAGTGGGATCCAAACCTTCCGAAGAGTCCAAATCTGCACCAGATAGCTTTTACCTAGAACCACTAATGCCTGCCGTGCTCAAAACGGCTAAAGAAAAGTCTGTATGCCTAaataaggaggaggagagtgggGAGGGGCCCCGGCCCTCAGGAAGGGGTTCCTTACGTCGAGGAGATGGATCAACATCAGCAGTTCGTAGAAAAGCTCCCTGCAGCCAAAACCAAACCTTTACTCCTCGTCACGATGAGACAGACTTGTTGGAGGACCTTCCCCCGGATCAGGCAAGTTTCAGGCCCATTGTCACCAGCAGTGTGGACCCCTCATCCAGAGATCCACCAGGGGGTTTTTATCTGCATTCAGATTCTGAAGAACCAAAGTCTGGCCAGACCCTGGATGCAGACTTGGAAGACCTGGATGAGGAAGAAGGGGATTTGGATGAAGCTGTCACCACTAAAGACCCCAGCTGGTCCAGGAAAACTTTCAACCtggaagatgaggaagaagaagaatcaGCCAAACTCCAAGAGGACATGAATGTTAAAGAGCATGAGGACAAAGACATGAACGGTGGCAGTGGACGTTCCAGCCCCTGCCTCAGCGGTCACTCCCAGGCCAGCAGCATGGCCAGTGGCAGTGTGCGCATGACCTCCTTTGCAGAGCGCAAAGCACAACAGCAACGCTTTGGCAGTAACCACGACCTACGTTCCAGTGCCTCCAGCTCCCAAAGGACCACGCCAGATGGATCAGAGGGCAGCGGGCCTCTGACTTCTTCCTGGAGGCTTAAAAGAGACCAGAGCCCCTCATCGCCCTTGGGAGGATGCACCCGTACAGGCGATGGTAGTGCTAATGTCTTGGCTTCTGAAATTGTCCAGCTTCGTATGCAGCTGGAGGAGAAGCGACGGGCCATTGAAcaccagaagaagaagatggaaGTTCTGTCAGCGAGGCAGAGGCAGAAGCTGGGGAAAGCAGCCTTCCTGCACATTGTAAAGAAAGGAGGAGGCAAGAGTGATACACTACCAAGCCCACTGAAAGCTGATATCTCTAAAGATGAGGTCAATGGGGAGAAAAGACCATCAACTAAAGATGATATGTGTGTGGATACTCTGAGGGGGGCCAAAGAGGACGAGGGAACCACCACGCCAGGTGCCTTAGAAGGAGACAAAAAAGGGAGTAATggaagcttttatttagacgaGGAGTTGGACCTAAATGAGTGCAGCCGTTCCATTGAGCTCCTGAACGAAGCCATCGGCAGCATCCAGCAACAGATGATGCAGCTGTCACTGCAGCAGGAGATGTTGATGAAACAGAATGTTCAGTCCCCCCCGGGAGcaactccacctcctcctcctaccAGTGACAAAAATTCTGACTCCAAAGCGGGGGCAAGCTTTCACTATGTGGAGCATCTCACTGGCACTGGGACTGCCCCCACCAGGAAACCCCCCAAGCTGAGCTCAGGCCGGGGTTCCAGGTCAAAACCATCAGAGATAAAACTAGCTAAGGAAGTGAGCCGGCACACTTCCAGGACCCTCACTCCCACCCAGATTGGGCCTGAGACACTACCACACCCAAGGCAGTTAGCTGGGGGCAGGTCCCCCAGGACGGAGCAGCCAGAGAGCCCAAGAAACCCCGCAACCGGAGAGATAATGGACATGCCAGGATCTGGTCACATTCGCACTGCCACCTTCCGGCTTCACGATGAGGCAAACATGCGCATCCCTACCCGAGTGGACCTGACAGCTGTGGCTGTACCTGAGCTGTCCTTTGGCGAGTGCCTGTCCAGCACACTAAGAGAGTCCGAACTCAATTCTTCTGATGGTTCAGGGAAAGAGAATATACCATCAGAGGAGGTGCAGCGTAGCAAAACTCATCTGATTGAAGTTGATCTGTCAGACCTGAAAGCTCCAGAGGAGGAGGACGCTGCTGAAGACGGAACAACAGAAGGAGGTGATGGAGAGCAGAAGTCAGTCATGGGCTTCTTCTTCAAG GATGAGCAGAAGGCGGAGGATGAGCTTGCTAAAAAGAGAGCAGCATTCTTGCttaagcagcagaaaaaagcGGAGGAGGCTCGACTCCGTAAACAACAGCTAGAAGCAGAATCAGAGCTCAAACGTGATGAAGCCag ACGGAAGGCTGAGGAGGAGCGCCTCcgaaaagaagaggagaagacgCGTCGGGAACTGATAAAGCAGGAGTATCTGCGGCGGAAGCAGCAGGAGATGTTAGAGGAACAAGGCCTCGTGAAGCCTAAAACACCCAAACCgaagcagaaacacagaccCAAGTCTGTTTTCAGAGAGGAATCCTCCAGCGACAATTTCTCCAAGGGCTCTTCCACAC CTGACAACCTGAGCAATGCCCAATCGGGCTCTAGTCTGTCTCTTGCATCTGCAGCCACCAATGAGGCTGATAGTGTTAACTCTGGAGGGGCTGGCTCCCAGCG CTGTGACTCTGTGGAGTCGTTTCCTGGCAGTCGTAACAACAGTCGAACTGCAGAAAGAGACTGGGACAATGGCTCCACTGCATCATCCATCACCTCCATGGCTGAATACACTG GTCCCAAACTCTTCAAGGAGCCCAGCGCCAAGTCAAACAAGCCAATCATCCACAATGCAATCTCTCACTGCTGCCTGGCCGGCAAAGTCAATGAGCCCCAGAAGAACCAGATCCTGGAG GAGTTGGAGAAGTGCGAGTCGAACCACATGATGATCTTGTTTCGGGATGGCGGCTGTCAGTTTCGGGCGCTCTATTCCTACTTCCCAGACACCGAGGAGATACAAAAGCTGACGGGCACAGGGCCCAAGAGCATCAGCAAGAAAATGATTGACAAGCTGTACAAGTACAGCTCAGACCGCAAGCAGTTCACAGTCATCCCTGCCAAGACTGTGTCGGTCAGCGTGGACGCCCTGACCATTCACAATCACCTGTGGCAGGCCAAGAGAAGTGCTGTGccaaagaaaagtggaaaatag